Genomic window (Candidatus Binataceae bacterium):
TCCGGTGGCGACAAGCCTCGGGCGCCCTCACTGCAGCGCGCACATGCGCCGGTTGGGTGTCACCTGCGAACCGTCGCGTCGACAGGTCCCCACAATCGTCATGCCGATCTAGGAGAGAGGAACTTCCCGAATGTTTGAAGCCTTGACAGGTGGCAAATTGCGACGTTTCCGCCACTGGGCGGCACTCCCTACAGAAACGAACCCTGGATAGATAAGCGCGCCCGGTGGCAAAGCGCAATTCAGCTCAAGGGGGCATTACGATGGAATTCGCCGACCTAGCGTAATCCCATTGGCCAAGAATTGTTTTTTCGGTTTGAGGCTTCCTGTTTCTGACTTGCGGAACAGAACCTTTGCGGCACCGATCCTGCACCTCCTAGCTCCTCTGTTTTTCGGAGCTCCACGAACGATCCGACAACGTGCGAGGTAATAGGAGGTTGAGCTATGAACTATCGACGCAGAGTGACCGCATACATCGTGGGACTTGGTGCTGCATTCGCTTTGGTGGTCTTACCCGGTGTCGCGAGGAGTCAAAGCGCGAACCCGGGCGCTTCAAGCGCCGCTGCCGCGAGTAGCGCGGGCGGTCAAAATGTCGATGACACGACGTTGCAGCATGTGGCCCATGCCTACGTCGCGGTGCGACATATCACCAACGATACCCAAGAGCGACTGGCGAGAACCCAGGATAACTCGGAGCGTCAGCAGATTGCATCGCAAGCCGAGGCGCAGAAATTAAGCATCGTGAAACAGGAAGGAATCGATCCGCAGCGGTACAACAAAGTATTGCAAATGGTGCAGAACGACCCGGATCTGCAGCAAAAGTTTCTGTCGTACGTGAATGCTTCCGGCGGAGTCTGATCTCGGCTCAGCCCTTCTGGGTAAACCGTGTGAAATTTACACACGCGACCCGGCTGCCGCGGGCAGCCGGTTGTGTCTGTCAGCAGGGCGAGCGACGCAAGCACATGCTTGCTCCGCTCGCCCTGTGCTTGCTCCTGTCTGCACTGGCCGCCCGCGAGCGCATGCGAAACAGACTCGGGATTCATTACCGGGCACCAAGCGAGTCCTGACCTCCTCTTTCGTATCCTGTGAATAGGGAGCGTTATGGTTTAGCATTCGCGCACCATCCACTCGTAGGGAGGTGCGCCGATGTCGCTTGCCGGCATGACGGTTGTGGTACTCGGCGGCAGTTCGGGCATTGGGCTGGCGACCGCCAAAAGGGCACTGAAGGAGGAAGCTCGCGTCGTAATCACGGGGCGATCGTGGCATCGTCTTGATGTAGCAAAGCGAGAGTTGGGTCCGGATGTCGTCGCAGTCCCGCTTGATGTTGCTGACGAAGCCGGCACGCGTTCGCTGTTTGAGCGGCTCGAGCGTATCGATCACGTATTCATCACCGCCGGAGCGATTTCATTCGGGAGAGGGTTGGCACCCGACACGGCGGCGTTGCGTCCCGCGCTCGATACCCGTTTCTGGGGAGCACTCTACGCGGCCAAATACGCAGCTCCAAAAATGGAACACGGCGGGTCCATAACCTTAATGTCCGGCACGGCGGCCGTACGGCCCATTCCCGGGGCGAGTGTCGCCACCGCTTCCTGTGGCGCCGTGGAAGCGCCTTCGCTCGCGCGTTGGCGCTCGATCTCGCACCCATCCGCGTCAACGCCATTCAGCCCGGATTAATTGATACGCCGCTCATCGGCGAATTGATGGGAGACCGGCGCGAAGCGATGATCGCCCAGGAAGCCGCGCGCCTCCCGGTCAGACGGGTCGGCAAACCGGAGGACGTTGCGGATGCGGTACTGTTCCTGATGAGAAATGGTTACGTGACCGGAATTACCTTGACCGTCGACGGCGGCCGCCTGCTCCTGTAGCAGCGCAGAACTGAATGCCGTGCACGGTCTCTATCCGAAAATAGATCCGTACGCACACGGGATGCTGGATACCGGCGACGGCAACCATGTCTACTGGGAGACCTGTGGTAATTCGCACGGCAAACCCGCCCTCGTCATCCACGGTGGCCCGGGGTCTGGATGTACGCCGTGGCATCGCAGACTCTTCGATTCTTCGGCATATCGGTTAGTGCTCTTCGATCAAAGAAACTGTGGCAGGAGTCATCCGCACGCGAGCAATCCCGAGACCGACCTCTCCGGAAACCAGACCGCGAACTTGATCGCGGACATCGAACGGTTGCGGGAACATCTGAACATCGAGCGCTGGCTGGTGATGGGCAATTCGTGGGGCAGCACGCTGGCGCTGGTCTATGCCGAGACCTATCCGCAGCGGGTCGCGGAGATCATTCTCTGGGGCGTCACGACGGGACGGCATAAGGAGTTTGACTGGTGGTTCCGCGGCGGTGCCGCTCCGCTCTTTCCAGAACAATGGAAACGCTTGCGGGCCGGGGTTCCCGCCGTCAATAGCGATGCGGAGGTTCCTCAAGCCTATTATGACCTGCTCCACGATGGCGATCCGGCGATCCGCTATCGAGCGGCACTTGAGTGGTGCCGATGGGAATCGGCGACACTCTCCTGGCCGCCAACTCACCAACTATCGGCGCGCTTCACCGATCCTGATTTCAGAATGACGTTTGCACGAATTGTAACGCACTACGTGCGCAACAATGCCTGGCTCACCGACGGCATCCTGCTGCGCGATGCCGGGCGCCTGTCGGCCATTCCCGGGGTCCTGATCAGCGGACGTCTCGACCTGCAGGCCCCGATTGGCCGGGCATGGGATCTTAAGCGTGCCTGGCCAAACGCCGAACTCGTGATCGTGGACGATGCGGGACATGACGCATCCAGCTCGATCACGAAACAGTTAATCCGCGCGACCGATCAATTTGCGCTTCGCTGAGCGCATCACCGGCAGTTTTTCCTGGAACTTGCGTCGCCAGAGCCGAAGGTGGATGGTCGCCGCATGGCTACCGCGCTGGCGCCTGGCCCAGGCGTAAGGCTCGCACCCGTATTACCCCTAAGTCCGCTTAAATTTCTCCGCCAAATGCGCGCCGACAAGCTTGGGATGCTGGCACGCTGGGCACAGCTCGGCCCCGTCTCGCGGATTCAATCTAGGGCCTACGTGTCGCATCTGCTGACCTCGCCGGAAGCGGTTCAGCGCGTGCTTCAGGACAATCCGAGGAATTATCGCAAGGACGTCCGTTTCAGCACCATAGCTCGACCCGCGCTTGGCGAAGGCCTGTTCTCCAGCGATGGAGACAAATGGCGCGGGCAGCGCCGAGTCGCTCAGCCCGCATTCCACCGCCAGCGCCTAGTCGCAATGACTTCTGCGATGGCGGACGCTATCGACACGATGTTGGCGCGATGGCAGAGGCTTGCCGCTGCGGGCGCGCAATTCAACCTGCAAGCGGAGGTCTCGCGGATGACAATCGACGTGATCGGGCGCACGCTCGCCGGTCAGGATCTACTGCCACACGCGGAGAGCGTCGCCGCGGCGATGGTGTCGACCTTTGATTATTTCGATCACGCGTTCAACCATCTTTTTACGGCGCCCCTGTTCATCCCCACCGCCAGGAACCGCGCCTTCAAGCGAGCGATTGAGGAAATCCACGGGCTGGTAGGCCAGATGATCGAAGAGGGCCGGAAAAATCAATCGGCGGGGGGGAACGACCTCCTTGCGATGATGCTGGAAGCCAACCGAGGCGAACCGGATACCGCGGGACTTGTAGACAATCTGTCAACTTTTCTCGGTGCGGGAACCGAAACTATCGCGGTCGCCCTCTGTTGGGCCTGGTATCTGCTCGCAAAACACCCCGCCGCGCATCGTAAGCTGCGACAGGAAGTTGATTCGGTCCTAGGTTCAAATCGCCCGACCTTCGATGATCTGCCGGGACTCGGCTACACGCGGATGGTGGTGGACGAGGTGTTGCGCCTGTACCCGCCAGCCTGGTGATCGGCCGAACCGCGATCGCCGACGACCAGATCTCCGGATTCCATATTCCGGGCGGATCGGCGCTGGTGATGAGCCCGTGGCTCACCCATCGCAACGCGCTTTACTGGGAGAATCCCGAGAGCTTCGACCCGGAGCGATTCACGCCGCAGCGAAGCGGCGACCGCCCGCAGTACGCGTATTATCCCTTCGGTGGCGGTCCGCGGATGTGTATTGGCGATCGTTTTTCGATAATGGATCA
Coding sequences:
- a CDS encoding DUF4168 domain-containing protein, giving the protein MNYRRRVTAYIVGLGAAFALVVLPGVARSQSANPGASSAAAASSAGGQNVDDTTLQHVAHAYVAVRHITNDTQERLARTQDNSERQQIASQAEAQKLSIVKQEGIDPQRYNKVLQMVQNDPDLQQKFLSYVNASGGV
- a CDS encoding SDR family NAD(P)-dependent oxidoreductase; the protein is MSLAGMTVVVLGGSSGIGLATAKRALKEEARVVITGRSWHRLDVAKRELGPDVVAVPLDVADEAGTRSLFERLERIDHVFITAGAISFGRGLAPDTAALRPALDTRFWGALYAAKYAAPKMEHGGSITLMSGTAAVRPIPGASVATASCGAVEAPSLARWRSISHPSASTPFSPD
- a CDS encoding SDR family oxidoreductase is translated as MALDLAPIRVNAIQPGLIDTPLIGELMGDRREAMIAQEAARLPVRRVGKPEDVADAVLFLMRNGYVTGITLTVDGGRLLL
- the pip gene encoding prolyl aminopeptidase produces the protein MHGLYPKIDPYAHGMLDTGDGNHVYWETCGNSHGKPALVIHGGPGSGCTPWHRRLFDSSAYRLVLFDQRNCGRSHPHASNPETDLSGNQTANLIADIERLREHLNIERWLVMGNSWGSTLALVYAETYPQRVAEIILWGVTTGRHKEFDWWFRGGAAPLFPEQWKRLRAGVPAVNSDAEVPQAYYDLLHDGDPAIRYRAALEWCRWESATLSWPPTHQLSARFTDPDFRMTFARIVTHYVRNNAWLTDGILLRDAGRLSAIPGVLISGRLDLQAPIGRAWDLKRAWPNAELVIVDDAGHDASSSITKQLIRATDQFALR